The DNA segment CTATCCGATGCATTCCGGCCACGTGGATTGCTGCTCTCCGCTGCCGTTTCGCCCAGCAAAACGGTCATCGATGCTGGCTACGATGTGCCACAACTGGCACGATACTTTGACTGGATAGCTGTGATGACATACGATTTCCATGGCCACTGGGACAAGCAGACGGGTCATGTTGCGCCATTGTATTATGTGGAGGGCGATAGCAATCCTTACTTCAATGGCAACTATAGTATACACTATTGGCTGGACAAGGGCACACCGCCCAAGAAGCTAGTGATGGGCATGCCACTCTATGGCCAATCTTTTTCACTGGCCAATCAGAATGCACGCTCGCTTAACGACAAATCCATTGGACCAGGACAGGCTGGCACTTATACAAGAGCTGGCGGCTTCTTGGCCTACTATGAGATATGTGAAAAGATTAGCAATGGCGGCTGGACTGTGGTGCGTGATGAGGAGGGTCGCATAGGTCCATATGCTTACAGTGGCAATCAATGGGTCTCCTATGATGATGTTGCCGACATTCGTCGTAAGTCGCAGTTTGTTCGCAGCCTTAAATTGGGTGGCGGCATGGTGTGGGCTTTGGATCTGGATGATTTCCGTGGCCGTTGCGGCTGTGGTAAGCATCCATTGCTGCGGACTCTCAATCAGGAGTTGCGAGGAATTCCAGGACAACGTGCCAACGATTGCACTTAATAATTCTGTTTTTATTAAGTGACTATCGTTTAGTTTATACACCCGTATTTTGCTGCTGACTGGGCTCGCAATCTGTTTTCAAGATTTTTGCCAATTAGTtgtaagcacacacacatcaaaacaataaatatatttaaattatatgttcACTCGAGTCTTCTTTTGAAAGCGCGGCAATCGTAAGCGgaaaacttaaaattttctAGAGTGTGAccaaagcaacaacgaaaaactaaaaatactgtTACTTAAGTGTGACCGATTTTGCTGCAGAGCTAAAAGCCCACACACGTATTTTCACATTGCTGTACAATAAATGTGGTCTGCTTAAAAACATcgttcattttattattatttttaagttgacaaaaatttattacagAATTATCAAACATTCAGCCATGAAAATCATAAACAGTTAAATATAAATCCAAATTAAGTGCAAAAATTAGCAGGTACGAAAATTAATATCCAAATTAGATAAATATTCATACTAGTTTAATTCAATGGGAcaaaaaattaagttaatttaacttttgttttcaaaatttgatttgatttgatttttagtgAATGATAGGATTCTTAGCGAATGGAATTCGGAAGAAATATGGCAAGTCGAAACGTGTGTGGTACGTAGATAGTAATATATGAGACGTGTGAGGGCGTTCGAACAGCTGTTGCTTCTGGAATTTCAGTCGCGAAAAAGTACCTGCTAAACTTTAACGAgcgtgagcgagagagagccaAGTTTACACACGCAAAGCTTTAGCTCAAAACCCACTCGGGCTGTCGTCATCGTTAACAGCAAATGTGTTAACCATCGCTTAGTCGAACTGACAACGAAGTTGCATACGCAACATATAATTTGGTTTGCGGGTCGTGTCGCTGCGTGAAttattgtgttgtgtgcgtactatttgttgttgtgcgtggCAAAGACAGTGACCAAAGAGACCCAAAGCAGAgcttgtgtttttgtttacatattgACGGACGCGCACACACGCAAGCACACATTTGCTGCGTGACTCTAGTGACGTCACAAATTTTGATCGTAGCGAGCATTTGCGTATTTTGAGAAATGAGACAGCAATACTGCGGCGCCTTGGGGCATCTGATGCGTCATTGCCAAACGCAGATCAGGCTAACACCAATgctggccaacaacagcagttgctTCCCCCCGACGACTCACCttccgcagcagcagcaatagcaacagttATCATtatcacaacagcaacaacaacaataaccacAGCAATGTGCGGCacaaagctgctgctgttagtGATGGCCGCAGTTACTCCAAATTTAGCAGTCACCTCAACAGCGAACGTGCCATGGAACTACTCTGCAATCTGGATGAGGACGAACGTCACAATCTCCGGGATGCCATGTTCAAGATGGAATCGGACAAAGTAAAGAAGTTGTACGAGAgtaagtttttcttttatatttatatttttttactccTTTTTTACTGCATAGACAACAAATAACcgttaaaataatacatacataataatcTAGTAATTAGTTAGTTAATTCTGTTTCGAGAGTTTTGCCTGGGTTCGTGTATCTGATAGTCGGGGGAATATTCCTTAGAAGAGTTCGTTATTTTCCTGCAAagacataataaaaataaataatattaaagattacaaaatttaaagaagTTGTAGACAACAAAAAGGCATTGCaataatacatacaatacattttaatCTAGTAATAATTGTTCTTAAAAGTTTAGCCCGGGTCGAGTACAAAATTTAGAGAATTTCGTTAACTTTTGTTCAGGTTCTATTGAAAGAGATacttttcccgatttttactACATAGGCAACAATGCCCATACTAATAATTACATAACAAGCTAGTAATTAGTtgtgttcctttttttttgagaattaATCCTGGGTTCGGGTATCTGGAAGTCGGGTATTCGCGTATTCGGGAGTATTTACCTTACAAAAGTCCATGTTTCTGTGCCTCCATCAAGAAGCATTGGCCATAGGCCTCAGCTGCCTCGCAATGATCATCGGGCACCGCGATGGCAGCGCAAGTGTCACCGATCTCTAGGGCCAGTTTTAGCTTGGCAGGATCGTTGCCGGTGTACTTCTTGGCCTTCTCGTGTCCGGCAGCCTTGTCCAGCTTGCCATTGTCATCGATCAGCTTGAACTTCTTCATCACACAGGCACGCAAGCATTTCGCCTCATAggtgctggctggctgacgtTTGACGGACTCCTCGATATCGGCATCCGTGGCGCCAACTTCGCCCTTGCAGGTTTCGGCAAACTCCATGAACTTGGCCGCAGCAGCTTTCTCATCGAAGGCCCGGACCAAGGCAGCTCCCAGCAGAGCGATTAAAGCGATATTCAACACAAAGCGTTGCATGTTtagttaatatttttagttagttactgtgagctgctgcttctgttaaTTTGTGAATGCAAACTGTTGATTTGTCTAGTTAAAATGCCGCTTTTTATAGTCAAAATGATGTTGACGGTAATCTGTCAGCTGTGAAATTATATAGAGTTCAATTGATCGCATAACAATGGCTGTCAATTAATTGTCCAATGtttaattagtattattaaaCGTTTTTCCCAAACTAACTTTGAGCAGCCTCCATTCACAACTCACTCCCCCATAAAACGTCTCTGTTAAAGTAACTCGAACGCAAAGTCGAAACATTTGcaaagcttttttttgttggattGGGAGGAGGAGAGAAGCGTACGTGACCAAAGGCGTAGACACATCATGAAATCATCGCACAGATTTGCCACATTTCCTGAGTGTTCATCTTCCTGTGCATGACTCGAACTCGCTCAGTCGGTTTTATCCTGgcatcatttatttaaataatgcaaattgtttgatttgttttgacAGCCAAAGCAATAACATTACTCTCACATCCT comes from the Drosophila sulfurigaster albostrigata strain 15112-1811.04 chromosome 2L, ASM2355843v2, whole genome shotgun sequence genome and includes:
- the LOC133835701 gene encoding general odorant-binding protein 28a: MQRFVLNIALIALLGAALVRAFDEKAAAAKFMEFAETCKGEVGATDADIEESVKRQPASTYEAKCLRACVMKKFKLIDDNGKLDKAAGHEKAKKYTGNDPAKLKLALEIGDTCAAIAVPDDHCEAAEAYGQCFLMEAQKHGLL